From Selenomonas ruminantium AC2024, a single genomic window includes:
- a CDS encoding DUF7678 domain-containing protein, with amino-acid sequence MWSKGSIEIEGTEVQYWVKHYDEGSEFGIDGGKISKLECRAEGQTILHYDRGWDMEPETELGYQAYATLIEKFN; translated from the coding sequence ATGTGGAGCAAAGGCAGCATCGAGATTGAAGGAACCGAGGTTCAGTATTGGGTAAAGCATTATGATGAGGGCTCAGAATTCGGGATTGACGGCGGTAAGATTTCCAAGCTGGAATGCAGGGCAGAAGGCCAGACCATCCTGCATTACGACAGGGGCTGGGATATGGAGCCGGAAACAGAGCTGGGCTACCAAGCCTACGCAACTCTTATTGAGAAGTTTAACTGA
- a CDS encoding DUF4314 domain-containing protein gives MGFPSREEVERLRSIYPPGRIVMLVEMRDEPQAPPEGTVGEIRGVDDVGSVLVRWDNGSSLSLIPSVDKFYLLKHRPSE, from the coding sequence ATGGGATTCCCCAGTAGGGAGGAGGTGGAGCGGTTGCGCTCCATCTACCCTCCGGGGCGTATCGTGATGCTAGTGGAAATGCGCGATGAACCGCAGGCACCACCGGAAGGAACTGTTGGGGAGATAAGGGGCGTGGATGACGTAGGGAGCGTTTTGGTCCGCTGGGACAACGGCTCCAGCCTTTCGCTAATTCCCAGCGTGGATAAATTCTACCTTCTCAAGCACAGACCTAGCGAATAA
- a CDS encoding N-acetylmuramoyl-L-alanine amidase family protein, with amino-acid sequence MRVFLNPGHAPCGCPDPGAVNSGTGLRECDVAKNIADLVERYLTKAGVSVSGNLQSDDLFEIVSTANNLDVDVFVSIHCNAFNGVANGTEVWHYHTSKFGKQLAECIQRQIVDSLGTADRGVKGAVPGKNGLYVLSNTDAVSVLVETAFIDHVDDEVLLRTKQNEFARAIARGITDFEQETLNR; translated from the coding sequence ATGCGTGTATTTCTGAACCCTGGCCATGCTCCGTGCGGCTGCCCCGACCCCGGTGCTGTCAACAGCGGTACTGGCCTTAGAGAATGTGATGTGGCCAAGAATATCGCCGACCTTGTAGAGAGGTATCTCACCAAGGCTGGCGTTTCAGTTTCCGGCAATTTGCAGTCGGATGATTTATTCGAGATTGTCAGTACCGCCAATAATCTGGATGTGGATGTGTTTGTATCAATCCACTGCAATGCTTTTAACGGCGTGGCCAATGGCACGGAGGTGTGGCACTACCATACCAGTAAATTCGGTAAGCAGCTGGCAGAGTGCATCCAGCGTCAAATTGTGGATTCGCTGGGCACGGCAGACCGTGGCGTTAAAGGTGCTGTGCCGGGGAAAAATGGCCTGTATGTACTATCTAATACGGATGCCGTTTCGGTGCTGGTGGAGACAGCCTTTATCGACCATGTAGATGATGAAGTTCTGCTCCGTACCAAACAGAATGAGTTTGCCCGTGCAATTGCCAGAGGTATCACGGACTTTGAACAGGAGACTTTGAACCGATAG
- a CDS encoding site-specific DNA-methyltransferase, translated as MGKTTTDMQLVSVSKLVPYVNNARTHSPEQIMKLRSSLREFGFVNPVIIDRDFNVIAGHGRLMAAKDEHITEVPCVFVDYLTEAQKKAYILADNRYAMDAGWDEDMLRVEIEALQGMDFDLGLTGFGEKELADLFGDEDGEGQEDGFDVDEELAKPCTSKAGDVWHLGKHRVICGDSTMPETYQRLLGEEKVNLVCTDPPYMVNLESTSGKIKNDDLSDKEAYEFLTKAFGCFHEAMARDASIYVFYATAKARIFHDAYEDAGLKVGAGLVWKKNRLVLTRTDWKYIHEPIIWGWRKDGKHTWYGDQKQTTVFEFDRIKNSKEDGCGHPSSKPVPLIAYLIKQCTQTNGLVLDGFLGSASTLIACDQLGRICYGVELEPKFVDVAVQRYAAAHDGSFADVYVERDGEKIPYADVPKPKEES; from the coding sequence TTGGGTAAAACGACTACAGATATGCAACTGGTATCGGTCAGCAAATTGGTGCCATACGTAAACAATGCTCGGACGCATTCGCCGGAGCAGATAATGAAACTCCGCTCATCGCTGCGGGAGTTCGGTTTTGTAAATCCTGTCATCATCGACAGGGACTTCAATGTCATAGCCGGTCATGGAAGGTTGATGGCTGCGAAGGATGAGCATATTACCGAAGTGCCGTGCGTCTTTGTAGACTATCTCACCGAGGCACAGAAGAAGGCATATATCCTTGCAGACAACCGTTACGCCATGGACGCTGGCTGGGATGAAGATATGCTCCGTGTCGAGATTGAAGCTTTGCAGGGCATGGATTTTGACCTGGGGCTGACAGGTTTTGGCGAGAAGGAACTGGCTGACCTTTTTGGTGATGAGGACGGGGAAGGTCAGGAGGATGGCTTCGATGTGGATGAGGAGCTGGCCAAGCCGTGTACCTCTAAAGCCGGGGATGTCTGGCACCTTGGCAAGCACCGGGTCATCTGCGGTGATTCTACCATGCCGGAAACCTACCAGCGTTTGCTGGGGGAGGAGAAGGTAAACCTAGTCTGCACCGACCCGCCCTACATGGTGAATCTGGAGAGCACCTCTGGGAAAATCAAGAACGATGACCTGTCCGACAAAGAGGCCTATGAATTCCTGACTAAAGCCTTCGGCTGCTTCCATGAAGCCATGGCCAGGGACGCCTCCATATATGTTTTTTACGCAACGGCCAAAGCCCGCATCTTTCATGACGCTTATGAGGATGCGGGCTTAAAAGTTGGGGCGGGGCTGGTCTGGAAGAAGAATCGGCTGGTGCTAACCCGCACTGATTGGAAATACATCCACGAGCCTATCATCTGGGGCTGGCGAAAAGATGGCAAGCATACCTGGTACGGCGATCAGAAGCAGACTACGGTGTTCGAGTTCGACCGTATTAAGAATTCCAAGGAAGATGGCTGCGGTCACCCTTCCAGCAAGCCGGTACCGCTCATTGCCTATCTCATCAAGCAATGCACCCAGACCAATGGGTTGGTGCTGGACGGCTTTCTTGGTTCGGCATCCACCCTTATTGCTTGCGACCAGCTGGGACGCATTTGCTATGGAGTGGAGCTTGAGCCGAAGTTCGTAGATGTGGCGGTGCAACGTTATGCCGCAGCCCATGATGGGAGTTTTGCAGATGTGTATGTGGAACGGGATGGGGAGAAAATTCCCTATGCCGATGTTCCCAAACCGAAGGAGGAATCGTAA
- a CDS encoding P27 family phage terminase small subunit, translating to MAKDGTNRGGARAGAGRKKKALADKISEGKTAKVTVLPTANLQGMEMPAPKEYLKAPQRNGQENYAVEIYEKTWNWLNQKGCAELVSPELIEHYAMSVSRWIQCQDAISNYGFLAKHPTTGAAIVSPYVNIGLQYMKQVNQLWYQIYQVVKENCSEGYSGANPQDDVMERLLRSRKG from the coding sequence ATGGCCAAAGATGGAACCAACAGGGGTGGTGCCAGAGCAGGTGCAGGGCGCAAGAAGAAAGCCTTGGCTGACAAAATCAGCGAGGGCAAGACCGCTAAGGTAACGGTATTGCCAACGGCTAATCTTCAAGGCATGGAAATGCCCGCTCCCAAGGAGTACCTAAAGGCACCCCAGAGGAACGGGCAGGAAAATTACGCTGTGGAGATTTACGAAAAGACATGGAATTGGCTGAATCAGAAAGGCTGTGCTGAACTGGTCAGTCCAGAACTTATTGAACATTACGCCATGAGCGTGTCTCGCTGGATTCAATGCCAGGACGCTATCTCCAATTACGGATTTCTGGCCAAGCATCCAACCACCGGGGCCGCCATCGTATCGCCTTATGTGAACATCGGCCTGCAGTACATGAAGCAGGTCAACCAGCTCTGGTATCAGATATACCAGGTGGTCAAGGAAAACTGCTCGGAAGGCTACAGCGGAGCCAATCCGCAGGATGATGTGATGGAGCGGCTCTTACGTTCAAGAAAGGGGTAG
- a CDS encoding HNH endonuclease, whose product MPMKPKRPCRYQGCPKLTDHKSGYCEDHRKLMEQHYEHFVRGYNQHERYGKGWRKVRDRYINRHPLCELCQQHGKYVMAELVHHKKPISAGGTNSEENLQSLCVSCHERIHQRKKGE is encoded by the coding sequence ATGCCCATGAAACCTAAGCGGCCTTGTCGATACCAAGGCTGCCCAAAACTGACCGACCACAAGAGTGGTTACTGCGAAGACCATCGAAAACTGATGGAGCAGCACTACGAGCACTTTGTCCGTGGCTACAATCAGCATGAGCGATACGGCAAAGGATGGCGTAAGGTCAGGGATAGATACATCAACCGTCACCCGCTCTGCGAGTTGTGTCAGCAGCATGGGAAGTATGTGATGGCAGAGTTGGTGCATCACAAGAAGCCCATCTCCGCTGGTGGTACCAACAGCGAAGAAAACTTGCAGAGTCTGTGCGTGTCCTGCCATGAGCGGATTCATCAACGAAAGAAGGGGGAATAG
- a CDS encoding DEAD/DEAH box helicase, which translates to MIYNPHKYQKYATDFILEHEVAAIFLDCGLGKTVITLTAIEALLHDSFEVSRVLIIAPLRVARDTWPAEIEKWHHLSNLTYAVAVGNTANRIAALRQKAEVTVINRENVDWLVKNNTFDFDMVVIDELSSFKSHQARRFKALMRVRPTVKRVVGLTGTPSSNGLMDLWAEFRLLDMGKRLGRFIGHYREEFFTPDRRNQHIVFSYKPKVGAEEEIYRRISDVTISMKSADYLQLPPLVASTKTVAMTVKERRTYDSLKKDLVVSVGDTEIDAVSAAALSNKLLQMAGGAVYDGDGRHHAIHDQKLDALEDLVESANGKPVLVAYWFKHEAERIKERLKVREIKTSQDIIDWNAGNIPVALIHPASVGHGLNLQEGGSILIWFSLTWSLELYQQTNARLYRQGQKDTVSIIHIITEGTIDEDVMKALERKDKTQTALIDAVKANLGGCV; encoded by the coding sequence ATGATTTACAACCCGCATAAGTATCAGAAGTACGCCACCGATTTTATACTGGAACATGAGGTCGCCGCCATTTTCCTTGACTGCGGTCTTGGCAAGACAGTCATCACTCTCACAGCCATTGAGGCACTCCTGCATGACAGCTTCGAGGTCAGCCGTGTGCTGATTATTGCTCCTCTCCGTGTGGCCAGGGACACCTGGCCTGCGGAGATTGAGAAGTGGCATCACCTGTCCAATCTGACTTATGCCGTAGCTGTTGGGAATACCGCCAACCGGATAGCAGCACTTAGGCAGAAGGCTGAGGTCACTGTCATCAACAGGGAGAACGTGGACTGGCTGGTTAAGAACAACACCTTTGACTTCGACATGGTGGTTATCGATGAGCTAAGTTCCTTCAAGTCCCATCAGGCACGGAGGTTCAAAGCACTTATGAGAGTTCGTCCTACCGTCAAGAGGGTGGTGGGGTTGACAGGGACACCGAGTTCCAATGGTCTTATGGACTTGTGGGCAGAATTCCGTTTGCTGGACATGGGCAAACGGCTGGGCAGGTTCATCGGTCACTACCGTGAGGAATTCTTCACCCCGGACAGGCGTAACCAGCATATAGTCTTTTCTTACAAGCCAAAAGTTGGGGCTGAGGAAGAAATCTATAGACGGATTAGCGATGTGACCATCTCCATGAAATCAGCGGATTATCTTCAGTTGCCACCGTTGGTAGCATCCACCAAGACTGTAGCCATGACGGTAAAGGAACGGCGTACCTACGACAGCCTTAAGAAAGATTTGGTGGTGTCCGTTGGTGATACCGAGATTGATGCTGTGAGTGCTGCGGCTCTGTCGAATAAGCTCCTGCAGATGGCTGGCGGTGCTGTCTATGATGGCGATGGCCGGCACCATGCCATACATGACCAGAAGCTGGATGCCCTTGAGGATTTGGTGGAGAGTGCCAATGGCAAGCCGGTATTGGTGGCTTACTGGTTCAAGCATGAAGCCGAGCGCATCAAGGAACGACTGAAGGTCAGGGAGATAAAGACCAGCCAGGATATTATTGACTGGAACGCAGGGAATATTCCCGTGGCCCTAATCCATCCAGCTTCAGTTGGACATGGATTGAACCTGCAGGAAGGTGGTTCAATCCTCATCTGGTTCAGCCTTACCTGGAGCCTTGAACTGTACCAGCAGACCAATGCAAGGCTCTATAGGCAAGGGCAGAAAGACACCGTTAGCATTATCCATATCATCACTGAAGGCACGATTGATGAGGATGTCATGAAGGCTTTGGAGCGGAAGGATAAGACGCAGACGGCTCTGATTGATGCAGTAAAAGCTAACCTGGGAGGTTGTGTATAA
- a CDS encoding VRR-NUC domain-containing protein: MRERDIEHKLVMETVRRRGVALKFVSPGCIGVPDRIVMLPGGRMGFVELKAPGKKPRPIQTRRIQQMRKMGFKVFVVDGMEQIGSVLDEIEEDA, encoded by the coding sequence ATGAGGGAAAGAGATATCGAACACAAACTCGTGATGGAAACGGTGCGGCGCAGAGGTGTGGCGTTGAAGTTTGTCAGCCCAGGTTGCATTGGGGTGCCTGACCGTATTGTGATGCTACCTGGTGGCAGGATGGGATTTGTGGAACTCAAGGCTCCAGGGAAAAAGCCAAGACCGATACAGACACGCCGCATCCAGCAGATGAGAAAAATGGGCTTCAAGGTTTTCGTAGTGGATGGCATGGAGCAGATTGGCTCTGTGCTGGATGAGATTGAGGAGGATGCATGA
- a CDS encoding phage/plasmid primase, P4 family → MRFTLHTADCRGNEKNVRYPHECQIGSEAEFLAAVGVDHVCAAFQGGRRSVGNFQSADVLVMDCDNDHSDVPAEWVTPEKLEEMLPGVNYVLAPSRHDGEVKDGKSPRPRFHMYFPHEPIEDASEYAGLKRAIQARFPFFDGNALDAARFIYGHPCSQVVWHEGELSIEQMVLACQTEGSIPQGQRNSTLSHFAGKLVKRYGATDRAHEIFLEKAAKCEPPLSDEELGKIWHSAEGFARRVQEQPGYVPPEQYGGSHVSLKPADYSDIGQAKVLAREYRDELKYTPATDYLRYDGVTWNESRAQAIGAMEEFLDLQLADAQDEVKAAVKELTALGVAQEKLAKGGRTLEKEITEAQMKAYARYQSAIGYLAFVQKRRDMKYVLSALQAARPMLEIKVDDLDHDAFLLNTPDGAYDLRLGLAGRKEHSPSDYATKVTAVAPGEQGRQNWQDAIGTFFCGDIELMEYVQQIVGLAAVGKVYVESLIIAYGDGRNGKSTFWNTIARVLGTYSGNISADTLTVGCKRNVKPELAEAKGKRMLIAAELDEGMRLNTSLIKQLCSTDAVQAEKKYKDPFHFTPSHTLVLYTNHLPRVGANDPGTWRRLLVIPFDAVIEGNSDIKNYSDYLFEEAGPAVLAWVIEGAQKVIQSGFHLSRPACVESAVNAYRDNNDWLGHFIEDCCLLDKDYHEKSGALYNAYRAYAAGAGEYVRSTTDFYAALDIRGFSRHKTRAGIQVDGLMLLEGREFLA, encoded by the coding sequence ATGAGGTTTACATTACATACGGCTGACTGCCGTGGCAATGAGAAGAATGTGCGCTATCCGCATGAATGCCAGATTGGCAGTGAGGCTGAGTTCCTGGCGGCTGTGGGCGTTGACCATGTTTGTGCTGCATTCCAAGGTGGTAGGCGCAGCGTGGGAAATTTCCAGAGCGCTGATGTGCTAGTTATGGACTGCGATAATGACCATTCAGATGTTCCTGCCGAGTGGGTAACGCCGGAAAAGCTGGAAGAGATGCTGCCAGGTGTGAACTATGTTTTGGCTCCCAGCCGTCACGATGGTGAAGTGAAGGACGGCAAGTCACCACGCCCCAGATTTCATATGTACTTTCCTCATGAGCCTATTGAGGATGCATCAGAGTATGCCGGGCTGAAACGTGCCATTCAGGCAAGGTTCCCTTTCTTTGATGGCAATGCACTGGATGCGGCCAGGTTCATCTATGGCCATCCGTGTTCACAAGTAGTTTGGCATGAAGGGGAATTGTCCATTGAGCAGATGGTGCTGGCCTGCCAGACGGAGGGCAGCATCCCGCAGGGGCAGCGTAACAGCACTCTTTCCCATTTTGCCGGGAAACTTGTGAAGCGTTATGGGGCAACGGATAGGGCGCACGAGATTTTCCTTGAGAAGGCCGCCAAGTGTGAGCCACCGCTATCGGATGAGGAACTGGGGAAGATTTGGCATAGTGCCGAGGGATTTGCTAGGAGAGTGCAGGAACAGCCTGGGTATGTACCGCCAGAGCAGTATGGGGGTTCGCATGTATCTTTAAAACCTGCAGACTATAGCGATATTGGACAGGCCAAAGTGCTGGCTAGGGAATACAGGGATGAACTCAAATATACGCCAGCCACGGACTATCTCCGCTATGACGGTGTGACCTGGAATGAGTCCAGGGCACAGGCCATCGGAGCCATGGAGGAATTTCTGGATTTGCAGCTGGCAGATGCCCAGGATGAGGTAAAAGCTGCGGTCAAGGAACTGACAGCTTTGGGAGTGGCACAGGAAAAACTGGCCAAGGGTGGCAGAACGCTGGAGAAAGAAATCACAGAGGCACAGATGAAGGCATATGCCCGTTACCAGTCAGCTATAGGATACCTTGCCTTTGTGCAGAAACGGCGGGATATGAAGTATGTGCTCTCAGCCCTTCAGGCAGCCAGGCCCATGCTGGAGATTAAGGTGGATGACCTTGACCATGATGCTTTCCTGCTGAACACGCCTGATGGGGCATATGACCTGCGGCTAGGGCTTGCTGGCAGGAAGGAACATTCGCCTTCTGACTATGCTACCAAGGTTACTGCTGTGGCACCGGGAGAGCAGGGGCGGCAGAATTGGCAGGATGCCATTGGTACATTCTTCTGTGGTGACATTGAGCTTATGGAGTATGTTCAGCAGATTGTCGGTCTGGCAGCAGTGGGCAAGGTGTATGTGGAGTCCCTCATCATTGCCTATGGTGACGGACGCAACGGCAAGTCAACCTTTTGGAATACTATCGCCAGGGTGCTGGGGACATACAGCGGGAACATCTCAGCCGACACTTTGACCGTTGGCTGCAAGCGTAACGTGAAGCCAGAACTGGCCGAGGCTAAGGGCAAGCGTATGCTGATTGCGGCAGAACTTGACGAGGGCATGCGGCTCAATACATCCCTCATCAAGCAACTTTGTTCCACAGATGCAGTTCAGGCTGAGAAGAAGTATAAAGACCCGTTCCATTTTACGCCGAGCCACACCCTTGTCCTTTATACCAACCATCTGCCGAGGGTGGGTGCCAATGACCCTGGCACGTGGCGGAGGCTGCTGGTTATTCCCTTTGACGCTGTCATTGAGGGTAATAGCGACATCAAGAACTACTCTGATTACCTCTTTGAGGAGGCTGGGCCTGCGGTGCTTGCCTGGGTAATTGAAGGGGCACAGAAGGTCATCCAGAGCGGTTTCCATCTGTCGAGACCCGCCTGTGTGGAGAGTGCCGTCAATGCTTATCGTGATAACAATGACTGGCTAGGACATTTCATTGAGGATTGCTGCTTGCTGGATAAGGATTATCACGAGAAGTCTGGAGCATTGTATAACGCCTATCGTGCTTATGCTGCGGGAGCTGGAGAATATGTGCGTAGCACAACAGATTTCTATGCTGCCTTGGACATTCGTGGTTTTAGTAGGCATAAGACGAGAGCGGGCATACAGGTTGATGGATTGATGCTTCTGGAAGGCAGAGAATTCTTGGCTTAA
- a CDS encoding DUF4406 domain-containing protein, whose protein sequence is MCIERFNSEGYADTTAQSALAKVEAAERRNAWPVVYVCSAYRGNERVNVLRARNYCRFVVSKKRVPIAPHLLFPQFITEATERGLAMKMDCLLLRRCDEVWAFGEITEGMATEIEMADDEGKRVRYFTRDLKEVTKV, encoded by the coding sequence ATGTGTATTGAGAGATTTAATTCTGAGGGCTATGCAGATACTACGGCTCAATCTGCCCTGGCGAAGGTCGAGGCGGCTGAACGCCGTAATGCCTGGCCAGTAGTGTATGTCTGCTCTGCCTATCGCGGCAATGAGCGGGTGAATGTACTGAGAGCCAGAAATTACTGTCGGTTCGTGGTGAGTAAGAAGCGTGTGCCGATAGCCCCGCATCTGCTCTTTCCGCAGTTTATCACCGAAGCAACAGAGCGGGGGCTGGCCATGAAGATGGACTGCCTGCTCCTTCGCAGGTGCGATGAAGTCTGGGCTTTTGGCGAAATCACCGAGGGCATGGCCACGGAAATCGAGATGGCAGACGATGAGGGCAAGCGGGTGCGGTATTTCACCCGTGATTTGAAGGAGGTAACCAAGGTATGA
- a CDS encoding phage antirepressor KilAC domain-containing protein — translation MIQVFENEEFGKVRTMEVNGEPFFVGKDVAEILGYADTNKAIAMHVDEDDKLNDKTALSLGQRGGWLINESGLYSLILTSKLPKAKAFKRWVTSEVLPSIRKHGLYAVDEILANPDIAIRALQELKAEREKRKSLEGTVAVQNQQIAEMQPKVSYYDLILQCPDLMSITTIAKDYGYSAKRLNAYLHKQGIQFKQGGIWLLYQHYAEQGYTSTKTHNYAGEDGTQHAKPHTYWTQKGRLFLYDFLKARGILPLIERED, via the coding sequence ATGATTCAGGTTTTTGAGAACGAGGAGTTTGGCAAGGTACGTACCATGGAGGTCAACGGTGAGCCGTTTTTCGTGGGCAAGGATGTGGCAGAAATCCTCGGATACGCAGATACCAACAAAGCAATCGCCATGCATGTGGATGAGGATGATAAACTCAACGACAAAACGGCGTTGAGTTTGGGACAACGTGGCGGCTGGCTTATCAACGAATCCGGGCTGTATAGTCTCATCCTTACCAGCAAGCTGCCGAAGGCAAAAGCGTTCAAACGCTGGGTGACATCGGAGGTGCTGCCGTCCATCCGCAAGCATGGTCTTTATGCAGTGGATGAGATTCTGGCCAATCCGGATATTGCCATCAGGGCTTTGCAGGAACTTAAGGCAGAGCGTGAAAAACGCAAGTCGCTGGAAGGCACGGTGGCAGTGCAGAATCAGCAGATTGCTGAAATGCAGCCCAAGGTCAGCTACTACGACCTTATTTTGCAATGCCCTGACCTTATGTCTATCACCACCATCGCAAAGGACTATGGCTATTCGGCAAAGCGGCTCAATGCTTATCTGCATAAGCAGGGGATTCAGTTCAAGCAGGGCGGCATCTGGCTTTTGTACCAGCATTACGCCGAGCAGGGGTACACCAGCACCAAGACACACAACTATGCTGGCGAAGATGGCACTCAGCATGCCAAGCCGCATACTTACTGGACTCAGAAAGGCAGGCTGTTCCTTTACGATTTTCTGAAGGCACGTGGCATCCTGCCGCTTATCGAAAGGGAGGATTGA
- a CDS encoding DNA polymerase yields MVLSIDIETFSSVDLSKSGVYKYIASSDFEILLFGYSVDGGAVHVVDFTQGEELPQEILSVLLDDKIPKWAFNCTFERTCIARFLQDKGLLAEGKFLNPASWYCSMVWSAYMGLPLSLKSVGAVLGLEQQKMAEGQELIRYFCCPCKPTKTNGGRKRNLPTDAPDKWDLFKKYNRRDVEVELAIKARLAKFPVPEQVWHEYHQDQEINDCGILVDMPLVRNAIAISQKCTKENLQRAQAITGLENPNSPIQLKEWLASNGISVDSLAKSEVERLLKETTGQVHELLDLRQQLSKSSVKKYTAMVNVAGADDRARGLFQFYGANRSGRFAGRLVQLQNLARNSMLDLDEARQLVRRGNYDALHLLYDSVPDVLSQLIRTAFVPRPGYKFIVADFSAIECRVLAWLAGEQWVLDVFANNGDIYCACAEKMFHMPVVKHGQNGELRQKGKQATLSCGYGGSVGALKAMGALEAGMKEDELQPLVDAWREANPNIVKFWWDVDRAAKAAVKEKTTTETHGLQFVCRSGMLFIELPSGRHLSYAQPAIGENRFGGESVTYMGIGATKKWERIETFAGKLVENITQAVARDVLCYAMQTLGNEQIVMHVHDELIIEAEPEISLEEVCEKMGRTPPWAPGLILRADGYVCQYYKKD; encoded by the coding sequence ATGGTTTTAAGCATAGATATTGAAACATTTAGCAGCGTGGATTTATCAAAATCCGGGGTGTATAAATACATCGCAAGCTCGGATTTTGAAATCCTGCTCTTTGGCTATTCGGTTGATGGCGGTGCTGTTCATGTGGTGGACTTCACCCAGGGCGAGGAACTGCCGCAGGAAATCCTGTCGGTGCTGTTGGATGATAAGATACCAAAGTGGGCATTTAATTGTACCTTTGAGCGTACCTGTATTGCCAGGTTCCTGCAGGATAAGGGCTTGCTGGCAGAGGGGAAGTTTCTAAACCCGGCATCGTGGTATTGTTCTATGGTGTGGTCTGCCTATATGGGACTGCCGCTGTCGCTGAAGTCAGTAGGTGCGGTGCTGGGCTTAGAGCAGCAGAAGATGGCTGAAGGACAGGAACTTATCCGCTATTTCTGCTGTCCCTGCAAGCCAACTAAGACCAATGGTGGCCGAAAACGTAACCTGCCCACTGATGCCCCGGACAAGTGGGATTTGTTCAAGAAGTATAATCGCCGTGATGTGGAGGTGGAGCTTGCCATCAAGGCACGGCTGGCGAAATTTCCTGTACCTGAGCAGGTGTGGCATGAATACCACCAGGATCAGGAAATCAATGACTGTGGCATTCTGGTAGATATGCCTTTGGTGCGAAATGCCATAGCAATCAGTCAGAAGTGTACGAAGGAGAATCTGCAAAGGGCACAGGCCATCACAGGATTGGAAAATCCAAACTCTCCAATCCAGCTCAAGGAATGGTTGGCAAGTAACGGCATATCCGTGGATTCACTGGCAAAATCAGAGGTGGAACGCCTGCTTAAGGAGACTACGGGGCAGGTACATGAACTGCTTGACTTGCGGCAGCAACTCTCTAAATCCAGCGTCAAGAAATACACCGCCATGGTCAATGTGGCTGGAGCAGATGACAGGGCACGTGGCCTTTTCCAATTTTACGGAGCCAATCGCAGTGGCAGGTTCGCAGGGCGGCTGGTGCAATTACAAAATCTTGCTCGGAACAGTATGCTAGATTTGGATGAAGCCCGTCAGCTGGTAAGGCGGGGAAACTATGATGCCCTGCATCTTCTGTATGATTCCGTGCCAGATGTGCTCTCCCAGCTTATCCGCACAGCCTTTGTGCCGCGACCGGGCTATAAGTTCATAGTGGCAGATTTCTCAGCCATTGAGTGCCGTGTCCTGGCCTGGCTGGCAGGTGAGCAATGGGTGCTGGATGTCTTTGCGAATAATGGTGACATTTATTGTGCCTGTGCCGAAAAGATGTTCCATATGCCAGTGGTAAAGCATGGGCAAAATGGAGAACTTCGCCAGAAAGGCAAGCAGGCAACTTTATCCTGTGGCTATGGCGGCTCCGTCGGTGCCTTAAAGGCTATGGGGGCACTGGAGGCTGGCATGAAGGAGGATGAACTTCAGCCATTGGTGGACGCATGGCGGGAGGCCAATCCTAATATCGTGAAGTTTTGGTGGGATGTGGACAGGGCGGCCAAAGCGGCCGTGAAGGAGAAAACCACTACGGAAACCCACGGGCTTCAGTTCGTATGCCGTAGTGGCATGTTGTTTATCGAACTTCCAAGTGGCAGGCATTTATCCTATGCCCAGCCAGCTATAGGGGAGAATCGCTTTGGCGGTGAGTCCGTCACATACATGGGGATTGGTGCTACCAAGAAGTGGGAACGTATCGAGACTTTTGCGGGCAAGCTGGTGGAGAACATCACCCAGGCGGTGGCCAGGGACGTGCTCTGCTACGCAATGCAGACCCTAGGGAATGAGCAGATTGTCATGCATGTACACGATGAGCTGATAATTGAGGCAGAGCCAGAGATTTCCTTGGAGGAAGTTTGCGAGAAGATGGGGCGTACTCCACCATGGGCACCGGGGCTGATTCTTAGGGCTGACGGCTATGTGTGCCAATATTACAAGAAAGACTGA